One genomic segment of Chryseobacterium phocaeense includes these proteins:
- a CDS encoding DUF2797 domain-containing protein, which yields MQFQGQILKMTSYDAQPIQYYLNLSGDLIHMNELFGKELRIKHTGFQCVNCGENKAIYRMGFCKNCFFESPYASDTIIRPELSTAHLGVAERDLEVEKEIQLQPHTVYLAYTGDVKVGVTRNTQIPTRWIDQGATFALPIARTENRYEAGMIEVALKEHVPDKTNWKKMLQDDFEGEMDLADFQQKIRQYFPEDFQKFYSEGENLWKFDYPFEKPAKVNSFTLDKKPEFTGKLTGIKGQYLSFAGGDFINIRGHEGYVIELEIK from the coding sequence ATGCAGTTTCAAGGGCAAATTTTAAAAATGACGAGCTACGATGCACAGCCGATCCAGTATTATCTGAATCTTTCAGGAGATCTTATCCACATGAATGAGCTTTTCGGAAAAGAGCTGAGGATAAAACATACCGGATTTCAGTGTGTGAACTGTGGGGAGAATAAAGCGATCTACAGAATGGGATTCTGTAAAAACTGCTTCTTCGAAAGTCCGTATGCAAGTGATACCATCATCCGTCCCGAACTTTCTACAGCCCACCTTGGGGTTGCAGAACGTGACCTGGAAGTGGAAAAAGAGATCCAGCTGCAGCCTCATACTGTATATCTTGCCTATACCGGTGATGTAAAAGTTGGGGTAACGAGAAATACCCAGATCCCGACAAGATGGATCGATCAGGGGGCTACGTTTGCACTCCCGATTGCCAGAACAGAGAACCGGTACGAAGCCGGAATGATAGAAGTTGCTTTAAAAGAACATGTTCCGGATAAAACAAACTGGAAAAAAATGCTGCAGGATGATTTTGAAGGAGAAATGGACCTTGCCGATTTTCAGCAAAAGATCAGACAGTATTTTCCGGAAGACTTCCAGAAATTTTACAGCGAAGGAGAAAATTTGTGGAAATTCGATTATCCTTTTGAAAAGCCTGCCAAAGTAAATTCTTTTACCCTTGATAAAAAGCCTGAATTTACAGGAAAACTGACAGGAATCAAAGGGCAGTATCTTAGTTTTGCCGGCGGTGATTTTATAAATATCAGAGGGCACGAAGGCTATGTGATAGAGCTGGAAATAAAATAA
- a CDS encoding GDP-mannose 4,6-dehydratase, translating to MTYLVTGGSGFIGSHLVERLFRNGHSVINVDNFDDFYAYQIKIKNTLESIDKISDFEFSDKETDIARLTAVSQSDRYQLYYQDIRHKQGLEKIFRNHSIDLVIHLAALAGVRPSIERPLEYEEVNVRGTMNLWELCREFNIKKFICASSSSVYGNNEKTPFSETDNVDRPISPYAATKKSGEILGHVYHNLYDIDMIQLRFFTVYGPRQRPDLAIHKFTKLISEGQEIPFYGDGNTARDYTYIDDIIDGITKSILYLENHSGVYEIINLGESEVVTLTEMLSTIEKALGISAIKKNLPMQPGDVLKTSADITKAKTLIGYKPDTNFQNGTKKFVEWFLRK from the coding sequence ATGACATATCTTGTAACTGGAGGTAGCGGATTCATTGGTTCTCATTTAGTAGAGCGATTATTTAGAAATGGACATTCTGTCATAAACGTTGACAATTTTGATGATTTCTATGCTTATCAGATAAAAATTAAAAATACTTTAGAGTCTATTGATAAAATTTCGGATTTTGAGTTTTCGGACAAAGAAACTGATATTGCCCGTTTAACGGCTGTTTCCCAATCAGACAGGTATCAACTTTATTATCAGGACATCCGTCACAAACAGGGACTTGAAAAGATTTTCAGAAACCATTCAATCGACCTTGTTATTCATCTTGCCGCATTGGCCGGGGTACGTCCCTCCATTGAAAGGCCCCTGGAATATGAAGAAGTTAATGTCCGGGGTACCATGAATCTCTGGGAGCTTTGCAGGGAGTTTAATATTAAAAAATTCATTTGTGCATCTTCTTCAAGTGTTTACGGAAACAACGAAAAGACTCCTTTTTCGGAAACAGACAATGTGGATCGCCCTATTTCGCCTTATGCCGCTACGAAAAAAAGCGGTGAGATCCTGGGGCATGTTTATCATAACTTGTATGATATAGATATGATCCAGCTTAGGTTTTTCACAGTTTACGGACCAAGGCAAAGACCTGATCTGGCTATTCATAAATTTACAAAACTTATTTCGGAAGGACAGGAAATCCCATTTTATGGTGACGGTAATACCGCCAGAGACTATACCTATATTGATGATATCATTGACGGGATTACAAAATCCATCCTTTATCTGGAAAATCATTCCGGAGTTTATGAAATCATCAATCTTGGAGAAAGTGAAGTGGTTACTTTAACTGAAATGCTGAGTACTATAGAAAAAGCCCTTGGAATTTCTGCCATAAAAAAAAATCTGCCAATGCAGCCGGGAGATGTCCTGAAAACCAGTGCAGATATTACAAAAGCTAAGACATTGATTGGCTACAAACCAGACACAAACTTCCAAAATGGCACAAAAAAATTTGTGGAATGGTTTTTGAGAAAATGA
- a CDS encoding DUF2795 domain-containing protein, whose protein sequence is MYWTLELASYLSDAPWPMTKAELIDYAIRTGAPMEVVENLQAIEDEGEIYESIEEVWSDYPTDEDFLWNEDEY, encoded by the coding sequence ATGTACTGGACATTAGAATTAGCCTCATATCTAAGTGACGCACCTTGGCCAATGACAAAAGCAGAACTTATCGACTATGCAATCAGAACTGGTGCACCTATGGAAGTAGTTGAAAACCTTCAGGCCATCGAAGACGAAGGAGAAATCTATGAATCTATCGAAGAGGTTTGGAGTGATTATCCTACCGACGAGGATTTCCTTTGGAACGAAGACGAATATTAA
- a CDS encoding DUF389 domain-containing protein gives MINLQKLFVLPREEDEEFTFGEIEEGIYFRGHNLWLLVISMGIACIGLNVNSPAAVIGAMLISPLMGPVVGIAFGFSIGNRRLIRLGVFNWLLMIVVAICSSTLYFLVSPFHSETSQLESFKTATIFDCFLALLGGLAWFLGIVRKEAIKVIAGVAVSTACIPPLCTAGFGIANGNLEYFWGGFYFYLINCFFIAVGTWILSLVLGYQKYYREKNSNNRKVSVWISLLSVIILIPSILLTKKKWEKETLKERSENYIRIIKESHPELAIINHESFKEKGQDFLKITLLNDSITISKKRLDEHNELIKDIHLIWQYSPQSKNINDPELQRLQSQITALKKELEQMKLQNRIK, from the coding sequence ATGATAAATCTTCAAAAGTTATTTGTACTTCCGAGGGAAGAAGATGAAGAATTTACATTCGGAGAGATAGAAGAAGGAATTTATTTCCGTGGTCACAACCTTTGGCTGCTGGTAATTTCCATGGGTATTGCCTGTATTGGCTTAAATGTTAATAGTCCGGCTGCCGTAATCGGTGCGATGCTTATTTCTCCCTTGATGGGTCCCGTTGTAGGAATTGCATTTGGATTTTCCATCGGAAACAGGAGATTGATCAGGCTTGGGGTCTTTAACTGGCTTTTGATGATCGTGGTGGCTATATGTTCTTCCACATTATATTTTCTGGTTTCTCCGTTTCATTCGGAAACGTCCCAGTTGGAAAGCTTTAAAACGGCTACTATTTTCGACTGCTTTTTAGCTTTGCTGGGAGGGCTGGCGTGGTTCCTGGGGATCGTAAGGAAAGAGGCAATCAAAGTTATCGCAGGGGTAGCTGTTTCTACAGCGTGTATCCCGCCACTGTGCACGGCAGGGTTTGGGATTGCCAACGGAAACTTGGAATACTTTTGGGGAGGTTTTTATTTTTATCTTATCAATTGCTTTTTTATAGCGGTAGGAACCTGGATATTAAGCCTGGTACTGGGGTATCAGAAATATTACAGGGAGAAAAACAGCAATAATCGTAAAGTTTCTGTATGGATCAGCTTGCTTTCCGTTATTATTTTAATTCCAAGCATCCTGCTTACTAAAAAGAAGTGGGAGAAAGAGACATTGAAGGAGCGGTCAGAAAATTATATCAGAATTATTAAAGAAAGCCATCCCGAGCTGGCTATTATTAACCATGAGTCATTCAAAGAAAAAGGACAGGATTTTTTAAAGATCACCCTTTTGAATGACAGTATTACCATCAGTAAAAAAAGGCTGGATGAGCATAATGAATTAATAAAGGATATTCATCTGATATGGCAGTATTCACCGCAGTCAAAAAATATAAATGATCCGGAACTGCAAAGACTTCAAAGCCAGATAACTGCTTTAAAAAAGGAACTGGAACAGATGAAATTGCAAAACAGGATCAAATAA